The following are from one region of the Stigmatella ashevillena genome:
- a CDS encoding kelch repeat-containing protein — protein sequence MRQTRSSLAWLSLTAALLALAAGCGAPPQPEEDSTGSAQLFGTLAQAVSSTDVTSVLVTVSAPDMQARTANLVKTNNQWSGTLGKLPAGTDRTFTAEAFNSGGSKLYAGAATGITLLASQTTAVSITLQEVSPAAPFENAAPVITSLSAAPSTVEPAGTVVLNASASDANAGDTLTYAWSAPSGSFAQPSSLSTTWTAPLSAATVPLTLTVTDSKGVNARVTFNVNVTSGKGDAVVNTSLNTWPQVSNISASATALEVNESTTVSTTASDNDGDTLAYSWTASCAGTWTNAHSPTAQFTATALPGSSVCNNCNLTVTVTDSRGGQPTGGQTTGTLSICVGPRRTALFPPDISETFQSAASTSAGGTVTFRVKAVDPQGSAMSFSWASSTGTPGTPTTRADSSEVVWTAPSCSQTGVTVTATVTNAHGLAASQAFSVSGLTACTINEWTAAGSMATARLLKHGATLLSSGKVLITGGYADGNGHIPFASAEVYDPASGTWSAAASMAAPRGEHTATLLPNGKVLVAGGFIWPNSIDAAEVYDPASGTWNAAASMAAPRSVHTATLLPNGKVLVSGGWTRSAVASAEVYDPASGTWSATASMVSARYGHTTTLLPNGKVLVSGGTVSGNGNSSIAAAEVYDPASGTWSATASLASARHSHTATLLPNGKVLVSGGYTGSSRLASAEVYDPASGTWSAAASMASARHGHTATLLPNGKVLVSGTGYGPTPTLSAEVYDPASGTWSVAASMITTRDGPTATSLPNGQVLVTGGGNGGPLASAELYTP from the coding sequence ATACGTCAAACCCGTAGCTCTCTCGCATGGCTGTCCCTGACTGCTGCGCTCCTCGCCCTCGCCGCTGGATGTGGCGCTCCTCCCCAGCCAGAGGAGGACAGCACAGGCTCCGCGCAGTTGTTTGGCACCCTGGCGCAGGCAGTCTCCTCCACCGACGTCACCTCCGTGCTCGTCACCGTGTCCGCGCCCGACATGCAGGCGCGCACTGCGAACCTCGTCAAGACGAACAACCAGTGGAGCGGCACCCTCGGCAAGCTGCCAGCGGGCACCGACCGCACCTTCACCGCAGAGGCTTTCAACAGCGGTGGCTCCAAGCTGTATGCCGGGGCGGCTACCGGCATCACCCTTCTTGCCAGTCAGACGACAGCGGTTTCCATCACCCTGCAGGAGGTCAGCCCGGCGGCGCCCTTCGAGAATGCCGCGCCTGTCATTACCTCGCTGTCCGCTGCGCCCAGCACCGTCGAGCCCGCGGGCACGGTGGTGCTCAACGCCTCCGCCTCGGACGCCAACGCGGGTGACACCCTCACTTACGCCTGGAGCGCGCCCTCGGGCAGCTTCGCTCAGCCCAGCAGCCTGTCCACCACCTGGACGGCCCCATTGTCCGCCGCCACCGTGCCCCTCACGTTGACGGTGACCGACTCCAAGGGAGTCAATGCCCGCGTGACTTTCAACGTCAACGTCACCTCCGGCAAGGGAGATGCCGTGGTCAACACCTCCCTCAACACCTGGCCGCAGGTGAGCAATATCTCCGCCAGCGCCACCGCCCTTGAAGTCAATGAGTCCACGACTGTCTCCACCACCGCCTCGGACAACGATGGCGACACACTGGCCTACAGTTGGACGGCCTCTTGCGCTGGCACGTGGACCAACGCCCATTCCCCCACCGCCCAATTCACCGCCACCGCGCTGCCTGGCAGCAGCGTGTGCAACAACTGCAACCTCACCGTCACCGTCACCGACTCCCGCGGCGGCCAGCCCACTGGAGGGCAGACGACGGGCACGCTCTCCATCTGCGTAGGCCCTCGGAGGACGGCCCTCTTCCCGCCCGATATCAGCGAGACGTTCCAGTCCGCGGCCTCCACCTCCGCGGGTGGCACCGTCACCTTCCGGGTGAAGGCGGTGGACCCCCAGGGCAGCGCCATGAGTTTCTCCTGGGCCTCCAGCACGGGCACCCCGGGCACGCCCACCACCCGCGCCGACTCCAGCGAGGTGGTGTGGACGGCGCCCTCCTGCAGTCAGACGGGTGTCACCGTCACCGCCACCGTCACCAATGCCCACGGCCTCGCGGCCTCCCAAGCGTTCTCCGTCTCCGGCCTGACGGCGTGTACAATCAACGAGTGGACAGCCGCAGGCTCCATGGCCACGGCGCGCCTCCTCAAACATGGCGCCACCCTACTTTCCTCCGGCAAGGTGCTCATCACGGGGGGATACGCCGATGGGAATGGGCACATCCCATTCGCGTCGGCGGAGGTGTACGACCCGGCCTCCGGCACCTGGAGCGCTGCCGCCTCCATGGCCGCGCCTCGGGGTGAGCACACGGCGACGCTGCTGCCCAACGGCAAGGTCCTCGTCGCAGGAGGATTCATCTGGCCCAACAGCATCGATGCGGCGGAGGTGTATGACCCGGCTTCGGGCACCTGGAACGCTGCCGCCTCCATGGCCGCGCCTCGCTCCGTGCACACGGCGACGCTGCTGCCCAACGGCAAGGTCCTCGTCTCGGGGGGATGGACTCGCAGCGCCGTCGCGTCGGCAGAGGTGTACGACCCCGCCTCGGGCACCTGGAGCGCCACCGCCTCCATGGTCTCGGCTCGCTATGGGCACACGACGACGCTCCTGCCCAACGGCAAGGTCCTCGTCTCGGGAGGGACCGTTAGTGGGAATGGAAATTCCTCCATCGCGGCGGCGGAGGTGTACGACCCGGCTTCGGGCACCTGGAGCGCCACGGCCTCCTTGGCCTCGGCCCGCCACAGCCACACGGCGACGCTGCTGCCCAATGGCAAGGTCCTCGTTTCGGGGGGATACACCGGGAGCAGCCGTCTCGCGTCGGCGGAGGTGTACGACCCCGCCTCGGGCACCTGGAGCGCTGCCGCCTCCATGGCCTCGGCTCGCCACGGGCACACGGCGACGCTGCTGCCCAACGGCAAGGTCCTCGTCTCGGGGACTGGTTACGGCCCCACCCCCACCTTGTCCGCGGAGGTGTATGACCCCGCCTCGGGCACCTGGAGCGTGGCCGCGTCCATGATCACCACTCGCGATGGCCCCACGGCGACGTCGCTGCCCAACGGCCAAGTGCTCGTCACGGGGGGAGGCAACGGGGGCCCCTTGGCGTCGGCGGAGTTGTACACGCCCTGA
- a CDS encoding trifunctional serine/threonine-protein kinase/ATP-binding protein/sensor histidine kinase: protein MLSLPGYTLLGAHKATPSHLLLRAVRDLDGLRLILKTPVAAVIGPRERERYRREFSILQRIRDMPGVPHVYGCEQLPDRPVLLLEDVEGQRLSEFTAAPLEVGRVLELGISLSSTLAELHRRSIIHKDVKPANIYLAASGETRLIDFGSASFQRVEHVDALLWPHIEGSLEYMSPELTGRMNRPVDYRTDLYSLGITLYELLTGSLPFQGRDALEWFHAHMAQAPVPPRERVPNLPPVPSAIILKLLAKVAEERYQSAEGLRADLARCRENLSRGINEAFLPGLQDYSPRFQLPQRLYGRDSHAAALRQALERVSHEGRPELVLVRGYSGIGKSAVVHELHKPVVRQRGFFLHGKFDQFQRDIPYAPMAQAIRGLTQQQLSSTDAELARWREHLLKAWEGEGQVLADVVPQLELVVGKQPPVPELSAAEALHRFNRVFRRFLGIFATSEHPLVLFLDDLQWADLASLQLLQHLLTHPETPPVLLIGTYRDNEVSPIHPLALMLGELRKTGARMTDLQLDPLSLDDIQRLVADTLPGAGAEIREPLSVLALQKTGGNPFFLLQFLRTLNQDGLLVRTPEGSWRWDAEGVRARGYSDNAVDFMVGNLRQLPAATQHLLRLAACVGNAFSLRLLLLLSHREDASEVEQELEPALQEGLVASTGPEQYRFLHDRIQQAAYTLIPEEERQAVHLRIGQLLLASLSPEELQENLFDVVSQLNAGTGLISNPTERYQAARLNREAGTRARAATAFRSAAHYFAMAFQLLPGDPWETDPELSFQLLLDQARCEFMSGNPEQTRQLLERLQPRAHGRANLATIYRLKSDLLLARGDFHGSFSILLEGLSLVGMPLPPDPSWEEVLAAQQEVQELLGERPIASLAGLPRMAEPDMEAVLLLLSELYGSTLVVSPHLLILHLCKLVSLSLRHGNSLASVQGYGNYGVILGGAFHRYREGYAFGQLARELSERYGSPALKGRALYCLGLLSGWTQPLVSALEFMRLAFQHALQAGDIPIAGFCCTFLVMNRLSLGHSLEEVEQEAGVRMEFVRKAGVVVVKDILLFLQGYVHQLRGLTPVFGSLSGDGFNEESFEAGMAPKRSSFIQCWYWLMRMKARYLSGRFEQARESGERCAELSWSLMGRSLFAEFTFFRALSLAACFEQMPPGARASALEALRDAQRQFAEWEGNCPENFRAQERLLSAELARLTGREWEALQACEEAIPWARKQGFSQLVGLACELAARLGRARQLPLLADAYARKAREAYLGWGALGKVRHLEAQWPELASTPAALGSGSSTDSAQLDVLSVVKAQHAISGEIVLDRLADTLLKVAIENAGAQRGALVLLQGGKLAVVADSAAPPGPSGSDVDEASLPWTLIAYVRRTLEHVLLDDASQPHAFLEKGGLVRTRARSVLCLPLVQQEEFRGVLYLENSLATHAFTPARLALLGYLASQAAISLENARLYEEVQRAETALRHANDELEKRVEERTGELRKTQAQLVETARSAGMAEVATSVLHNVGNVLTSAIINVEVLQQTLSTSRVRRVMQISTMLQGHQSALADFLTRDPRGTLLPGYLAGLANELLREQATLQEGLTAMSQHIEHVRTVVQVQQTYAGSTLLIEEWDLAQLVEDALSIQMPALRSHGISVTRQLASLPKVRVDKHKVLQILINLITNAKEAMAALPGDSRLLHVRLEAENHTARIQVVDSGVGIAPEIHAQLFSQGFTTRKGGHGLGLHSSALAARMLGGRLLLESDGPGKGATATLELPRV from the coding sequence ATGCTTTCCCTTCCCGGCTATACGCTCCTCGGAGCCCATAAAGCGACCCCCAGCCACCTGCTGTTGCGCGCGGTCAGGGACCTGGATGGCCTGCGGCTCATCCTGAAGACGCCTGTGGCTGCGGTCATCGGCCCGCGGGAGCGGGAACGGTACCGCCGCGAGTTCAGCATCCTTCAGCGGATCCGGGACATGCCGGGCGTGCCGCATGTCTACGGCTGCGAGCAACTCCCCGATCGTCCGGTGCTGCTCCTGGAGGATGTCGAGGGCCAGCGCCTGTCCGAGTTCACGGCGGCGCCCTTGGAGGTGGGACGCGTCCTGGAGCTGGGCATCTCCCTGTCCTCCACGCTCGCGGAGCTTCACCGCCGCAGCATCATCCACAAGGACGTCAAGCCCGCCAACATCTACCTTGCCGCCTCGGGAGAGACGCGCCTCATCGACTTCGGCAGCGCCAGCTTCCAGCGCGTCGAGCACGTGGATGCGCTCCTCTGGCCGCACATCGAAGGGTCCCTGGAGTACATGTCTCCCGAGCTGACCGGACGCATGAACCGCCCGGTGGACTACCGCACGGATCTCTACTCGCTGGGCATCACCCTCTACGAGCTGCTCACGGGCAGCCTTCCGTTCCAAGGGAGGGACGCGCTTGAGTGGTTCCACGCGCACATGGCTCAGGCCCCGGTGCCGCCCCGGGAGCGGGTGCCGAACCTGCCGCCAGTGCCGTCCGCCATCATCCTGAAGCTTCTGGCCAAGGTGGCCGAGGAGCGTTACCAGAGCGCCGAGGGGCTGAGGGCGGATCTCGCGCGGTGCCGGGAGAACCTGAGCCGGGGCATCAACGAGGCGTTCCTGCCGGGCCTGCAGGACTACTCGCCGCGCTTCCAGCTTCCCCAGCGGCTCTATGGGCGTGACTCGCATGCCGCCGCATTGCGGCAGGCGCTCGAGCGGGTCTCCCACGAGGGCCGACCGGAGCTCGTCCTGGTGCGAGGCTACTCCGGCATCGGCAAGTCCGCGGTGGTGCACGAGTTGCACAAGCCGGTGGTCCGCCAGCGCGGCTTCTTCCTCCACGGCAAGTTCGATCAGTTCCAGCGGGACATTCCGTACGCTCCCATGGCCCAGGCCATTCGCGGGCTGACGCAGCAACAACTGTCCAGCACGGACGCGGAGCTGGCGCGCTGGCGCGAGCACCTGCTGAAGGCGTGGGAAGGCGAGGGCCAGGTTCTCGCCGACGTGGTGCCCCAGCTGGAGCTCGTCGTCGGCAAGCAGCCGCCTGTCCCCGAGCTGTCGGCCGCCGAGGCGCTGCACCGCTTCAATCGCGTGTTCCGCAGGTTCCTCGGCATCTTCGCCACCTCCGAGCACCCGCTCGTCCTCTTCCTGGATGATCTGCAGTGGGCGGATCTGGCCAGCCTTCAGCTGCTCCAGCACCTGCTCACCCACCCGGAGACGCCGCCGGTGCTGCTGATCGGTACCTACCGGGACAACGAGGTGAGCCCCATCCACCCGCTGGCGCTCATGCTCGGAGAGCTGCGCAAGACGGGCGCGAGGATGACGGATCTGCAGCTCGACCCCCTGAGCCTCGACGACATCCAGCGGCTGGTGGCCGATACGCTGCCCGGCGCGGGCGCGGAGATTCGCGAACCGCTCTCGGTGCTGGCCCTGCAGAAGACGGGCGGCAACCCCTTCTTCCTGCTCCAGTTCCTGCGCACGCTCAACCAGGACGGGCTCCTGGTGCGCACGCCCGAGGGCTCGTGGCGTTGGGATGCCGAGGGCGTCCGGGCCCGGGGCTACTCCGACAACGCCGTCGACTTCATGGTGGGCAACCTGCGCCAGCTCCCCGCCGCCACGCAGCACCTGCTGCGGCTGGCGGCCTGCGTGGGCAACGCGTTCTCCTTGCGGCTCCTGCTCCTGCTCTCGCACCGGGAGGATGCCTCGGAGGTGGAGCAGGAGCTAGAGCCCGCGCTCCAGGAAGGCCTGGTGGCGAGCACCGGCCCGGAGCAGTACCGCTTCCTCCATGATCGCATCCAGCAGGCGGCGTACACCCTCATCCCCGAGGAGGAGCGCCAGGCTGTCCACCTGCGCATCGGCCAACTGCTGCTGGCGAGCCTGTCTCCCGAAGAGCTGCAGGAGAACCTCTTCGATGTGGTCAGCCAACTCAACGCCGGGACCGGGTTGATCTCCAACCCCACCGAGCGCTACCAAGCCGCGCGTCTCAACCGCGAGGCGGGCACCCGGGCCCGGGCCGCGACCGCGTTCCGCTCGGCCGCCCACTACTTCGCCATGGCCTTCCAACTGCTCCCCGGAGATCCCTGGGAGACAGACCCCGAGCTGTCCTTCCAGCTCCTGCTGGACCAAGCACGCTGTGAGTTCATGAGCGGCAACCCCGAGCAGACGCGTCAGCTGCTGGAGAGGCTCCAGCCACGGGCCCACGGCCGCGCGAACCTGGCGACGATCTACCGGCTCAAGAGCGATCTCCTCCTGGCCCGGGGCGATTTCCACGGCTCTTTTTCCATCCTGCTGGAGGGCCTGTCCCTCGTGGGCATGCCGCTGCCGCCGGATCCCTCTTGGGAGGAGGTGCTCGCGGCCCAGCAGGAGGTACAGGAGCTTCTGGGAGAGCGTCCCATCGCGAGCCTCGCTGGACTGCCGCGCATGGCCGAGCCGGACATGGAGGCGGTGCTCCTACTGCTCAGTGAGTTGTACGGATCCACGCTCGTGGTGAGCCCCCACCTGCTCATCCTGCACCTGTGCAAGCTCGTCTCCCTGAGCCTGCGCCATGGCAACTCGCTCGCCTCCGTCCAGGGTTACGGCAACTATGGGGTGATTCTGGGCGGAGCCTTCCATCGCTACCGCGAGGGCTACGCCTTCGGGCAGCTCGCCCGCGAGCTCTCGGAGCGCTACGGGTCTCCCGCCCTCAAGGGCCGGGCGCTCTACTGCCTGGGCCTGCTCAGCGGCTGGACCCAACCCCTCGTCTCCGCGCTGGAGTTCATGCGCCTGGCCTTCCAGCACGCGCTCCAGGCCGGAGACATCCCCATCGCGGGGTTCTGCTGCACCTTCCTCGTCATGAATCGCCTGAGCCTGGGACACTCGCTGGAGGAGGTCGAGCAGGAAGCAGGGGTGCGCATGGAGTTCGTGCGCAAGGCCGGCGTCGTGGTGGTGAAAGACATCCTGCTCTTCCTCCAGGGCTATGTGCATCAGCTGCGCGGCCTGACCCCCGTGTTCGGCTCTCTGAGCGGCGACGGCTTCAACGAGGAGTCCTTCGAGGCCGGGATGGCCCCCAAACGCAGCAGCTTCATCCAGTGTTGGTACTGGCTCATGCGGATGAAGGCGCGCTACCTGAGCGGCCGCTTCGAACAGGCGCGCGAATCCGGAGAGCGGTGTGCCGAGCTGAGCTGGAGCCTGATGGGCCGCTCCCTGTTCGCGGAGTTCACCTTCTTCCGCGCCTTGAGCCTGGCCGCCTGCTTCGAGCAGATGCCCCCTGGAGCGCGGGCCTCGGCACTCGAGGCCCTCCGGGACGCCCAGCGACAGTTCGCGGAGTGGGAGGGGAACTGCCCGGAGAACTTCCGCGCCCAGGAGCGGCTCCTCTCCGCGGAGCTGGCCCGGCTCACGGGCCGTGAGTGGGAGGCCCTCCAGGCCTGTGAGGAGGCGATCCCGTGGGCTCGCAAGCAAGGCTTTTCCCAGCTCGTGGGCCTCGCGTGCGAGCTCGCCGCCCGCTTGGGACGCGCACGGCAACTGCCCCTGCTCGCGGACGCCTATGCGCGCAAGGCCCGCGAGGCGTACCTGGGCTGGGGGGCGCTGGGGAAAGTGAGGCACCTGGAGGCACAGTGGCCCGAGCTGGCCTCCACCCCGGCGGCCCTGGGGTCCGGCTCCAGCACGGACTCGGCGCAGCTCGACGTGCTTTCCGTGGTGAAGGCCCAGCACGCCATCTCCGGGGAGATCGTCCTCGACCGGCTGGCGGACACGCTGCTCAAGGTGGCCATCGAGAATGCCGGGGCTCAGCGGGGAGCCTTGGTGCTCCTCCAGGGCGGCAAGCTGGCGGTGGTGGCGGACTCAGCGGCCCCACCGGGGCCCTCGGGGTCTGACGTGGACGAGGCAAGCCTGCCCTGGACGCTCATTGCCTATGTCCGGCGCACCCTGGAGCACGTGCTCCTCGATGATGCCTCTCAACCCCATGCGTTCTTGGAGAAGGGGGGGCTCGTGCGCACGCGGGCCCGCTCGGTGCTCTGCCTCCCGCTGGTGCAGCAGGAGGAGTTCCGCGGGGTGCTCTACCTGGAGAACAGCCTCGCCACCCATGCCTTCACGCCCGCGCGGCTCGCGCTGCTGGGGTACCTGGCCTCCCAGGCCGCCATCTCCCTCGAGAACGCGCGGCTGTACGAGGAGGTGCAGCGGGCCGAGACGGCCCTGCGCCACGCCAACGACGAGTTGGAGAAGCGGGTGGAGGAGCGCACGGGGGAGCTGAGAAAGACCCAGGCGCAGTTGGTGGAGACGGCGCGCTCCGCGGGAATGGCCGAGGTGGCCACCAGTGTGCTCCACAACGTGGGCAACGTGCTGACCAGCGCCATCATCAACGTCGAGGTGCTCCAACAGACGTTGAGCACTTCCCGTGTGAGACGCGTGATGCAGATCTCCACGATGCTCCAGGGGCATCAGAGCGCCCTGGCGGACTTCCTCACCCGGGATCCGCGTGGCACCCTGCTGCCTGGGTACCTCGCGGGCCTGGCGAACGAGCTGCTTCGGGAGCAGGCCACGCTGCAGGAGGGCCTGACGGCGATGAGCCAGCACATCGAACACGTGCGGACCGTTGTCCAGGTTCAGCAGACCTACGCCGGGAGCACGCTCCTCATCGAAGAGTGGGACCTCGCGCAGCTCGTCGAGGACGCCTTGAGCATCCAGATGCCCGCGCTCAGGAGCCACGGCATCTCCGTGACCCGGCAGCTCGCGTCACTGCCCAAGGTCCGGGTGGACAAGCACAAGGTGCTGCAGATCCTGATCAACCTCATCACCAACGCCAAGGAGGCCATGGCCGCGTTGCCCGGTGACAGCCGGCTCCTCCACGTGCGGCTCGAGGCGGAGAACCACACGGCGCGCATCCAGGTGGTGGACTCGGGCGTGGGCATCGCGCCGGAGATCCACGCGCAGCTCTTCTCCCAGGGCTTTACCACGCGCAAGGGGGGCCATGGCCTGGGCCTGCACTCCAGCGCGCTGGCGGCGCGAATGCTGGGCGGGCGCCTGCTGCTGGAGAGCGACGGACCGGGCAAGGGCGCCACGGCCACGCTGGAGCTGCCCAGGGTCTAA
- a CDS encoding right-handed parallel beta-helix repeat-containing protein, which yields MTYSGFLSSSSSRRTRSFISWLPCMGLALALSGSGALAADDGIGAQSRPDLAFASLAPQRIFHVSTSGNDGNAGTATQPWRTLNYAATRLRAGEAAYVHAGTYSERVAIGANSADGTATAPIQLLGAPGEAKPVIRGGDSKTGAMLRLQRRYWVVSGFNIQAAGSQTHGVRFEGARNTVVRDTEVSGGTGPSGVVFYAGASDIGFLNNKVHDYTWSGKDSHGMLVLPDTARILIQGTESWGNGGDSFQCQGTDTTTGTALPIDITLENNRFHEDRENAVDIKTCDRVTLRGNKFYGYRPTSTAPQGAAVVMHYSARRILMEGNRLWNNGRGLSLGGNMILREPVTDVIIRRNLVFDGSTSGGGSGDGLRVGTSRRVRMHHNTLAFLPVGGIKVGDGSDGPAESMEIYNNVVYATPRALDVALTGTTGLKSDRNMVYQSGNSTPLRLNGKDSTLASWRSSSGLDATSSVTDPLFVADPRTNDFFTMAGSPARNVAMPLSIPAPVLGGSVCEGAADLGFLESCN from the coding sequence ATGACCTATTCCGGATTTCTCTCCTCGTCCTCCTCCCGCCGCACCCGTTCCTTCATCTCCTGGCTGCCGTGCATGGGCCTGGCGCTTGCTCTCTCAGGAAGCGGAGCCCTGGCGGCGGATGATGGGATTGGGGCGCAAAGCCGCCCTGATCTCGCGTTCGCCAGCCTTGCGCCCCAGCGCATCTTCCATGTGTCGACCAGCGGCAACGATGGAAACGCGGGCACGGCCACCCAGCCGTGGCGGACCCTGAACTACGCGGCCACGCGGCTGCGGGCCGGTGAAGCGGCGTATGTCCACGCGGGCACCTATTCGGAGCGCGTGGCCATCGGCGCCAACTCCGCGGATGGCACCGCCACGGCCCCCATCCAGTTGTTGGGGGCGCCGGGCGAGGCGAAGCCGGTGATCCGTGGCGGCGACTCCAAGACGGGCGCCATGCTGCGGCTCCAGCGACGGTACTGGGTGGTGTCGGGCTTCAACATCCAGGCGGCGGGCTCGCAGACGCACGGCGTGCGTTTCGAGGGGGCGCGCAACACGGTGGTGCGCGACACCGAGGTGTCGGGCGGCACGGGCCCCTCGGGCGTGGTGTTCTACGCGGGGGCGAGCGACATCGGCTTCCTGAACAACAAGGTGCATGACTACACGTGGAGCGGCAAGGACAGCCACGGCATGCTGGTGCTGCCCGACACGGCGCGCATCCTCATCCAGGGCACCGAGTCCTGGGGGAACGGCGGAGACTCGTTCCAGTGCCAGGGCACGGACACCACCACGGGCACCGCGCTGCCCATCGACATCACCCTGGAGAACAACCGCTTCCACGAGGACCGAGAGAACGCGGTGGACATCAAGACGTGTGACCGGGTCACCCTGAGGGGCAACAAATTCTACGGGTACCGCCCGACGTCCACCGCGCCGCAGGGGGCCGCCGTCGTCATGCACTACTCGGCGCGCCGCATCCTCATGGAGGGCAACCGCCTGTGGAACAACGGGCGAGGCCTGTCCCTGGGCGGGAACATGATCCTGCGCGAGCCGGTGACGGACGTCATCATCCGCCGCAACCTGGTGTTCGACGGCAGCACCTCCGGCGGCGGCAGCGGGGATGGCCTGCGCGTGGGCACCAGCCGGCGCGTGCGCATGCACCACAACACGCTGGCCTTCCTGCCGGTGGGCGGAATCAAAGTGGGAGACGGCTCGGACGGCCCGGCCGAGTCCATGGAGATCTACAACAACGTCGTCTACGCCACGCCGCGGGCACTGGACGTGGCCCTGACCGGGACGACGGGGCTCAAGTCGGACCGGAACATGGTCTACCAGTCGGGCAACAGCACGCCGCTGCGCCTGAATGGCAAGGACTCGACGCTGGCAAGCTGGCGCTCGTCGAGCGGGCTGGACGCGACGAGCAGCGTGACGGATCCGCTCTTCGTGGCGGATCCGCGCACCAACGACTTCTTCACGATGGCGGGCTCTCCGGCACGCAACGTGGCCATGCCGTTGTCCATCCCGGCGCCGGTGCTGGGCGGCTCGGTGTGTGAAGGCGCCGCGGACCTGGGCTTCCTGGAATCCTGCAACTGA
- a CDS encoding patatin-like phospholipase family protein, producing MRVISFDGGPSALITLRVLRELEARYPGFVDRAQMFSGTSTGAFVSLYLAHALSARHREGNKQPGCLDIIDGCIAFNERMTRQFKVKAINIARLISGLYPMYDGEAIREVLEETFGDAKLCELERMVVIEAFDSTVWRKATYHQFPPHADYVTTIVDAALASSAFPVLMPIYRSGNNLGGHKNDLMMDGALSNNSTAMTALSDALGYFAYQDGHDAEADGLSEARYLSRISILSLGCTPQSPKWFERCAEMNSSLGTFLESLWKKPHRRPMREMNYGWIWLLLHNFRAAMAYIEGGAQSDARYASELLGPTRFFRFRPPLNSIDFVMNLLGDPDALIEQTRDVARVCWKESLEAYHLQQRMPPEQRQPWSNLISWAESYWMGAPPPMG from the coding sequence ATGAGAGTCATCTCATTCGACGGCGGTCCCAGCGCCCTCATCACCCTCCGGGTCCTCCGTGAACTCGAAGCCCGGTATCCCGGCTTCGTGGATCGCGCACAGATGTTCTCCGGCACCTCCACGGGCGCCTTCGTCAGCCTGTACCTGGCGCATGCCCTGTCGGCCCGGCATCGCGAGGGAAACAAGCAGCCCGGTTGCCTGGACATCATCGACGGCTGCATCGCGTTCAACGAGCGGATGACCCGTCAGTTCAAGGTGAAGGCCATCAACATCGCCCGCCTGATTTCAGGGCTCTACCCCATGTACGACGGCGAGGCGATCCGGGAAGTTCTGGAGGAGACCTTCGGGGATGCGAAGCTCTGCGAGCTGGAGCGGATGGTGGTCATCGAGGCGTTCGACTCGACGGTCTGGCGCAAGGCCACCTACCACCAGTTTCCGCCGCACGCGGACTACGTCACCACGATTGTCGACGCGGCCCTGGCCAGCTCCGCGTTCCCCGTGCTCATGCCCATCTACCGCTCTGGCAACAACCTGGGGGGGCACAAGAATGACCTGATGATGGACGGAGCGCTCTCCAACAACAGCACCGCCATGACGGCCCTGTCGGATGCGCTGGGCTATTTTGCCTATCAAGACGGCCATGACGCCGAGGCGGATGGCCTGTCCGAGGCCCGGTACCTCTCCCGGATCTCCATCCTGTCGCTGGGCTGTACGCCGCAGTCTCCCAAGTGGTTCGAGAGATGCGCGGAGATGAACTCCTCCCTGGGCACGTTCCTGGAATCCTTGTGGAAGAAGCCCCATCGCCGGCCCATGCGCGAGATGAATTACGGCTGGATCTGGCTGCTCTTGCACAACTTCCGGGCGGCGATGGCCTACATCGAAGGTGGTGCCCAGTCGGATGCCCGGTATGCCTCGGAGCTGCTGGGGCCCACCCGGTTCTTCCGCTTCCGGCCCCCACTCAACTCCATTGATTTCGTCATGAACCTGCTGGGCGATCCCGATGCGCTCATTGAGCAGACACGAGACGTGGCGAGGGTGTGTTGGAAGGAATCCCTCGAGGCGTATCACCTGCAACAGCGGATGCCGCCCGAGCAGCGCCAGCCCTGGAGCAACCTCATCAGCTGGGCGGAAAGTTATTGGATGGGAGCCCCTCCGCCCATGGGGTGA